Part of the Faecalibacterium duncaniae genome, TTGACAACGATCAGGGGCAGGAACACGCCCAGTGCGGTGTACAGGCTGTCCATGTAGGCGTGCATCACCATCTGAACGATGGTCACGAAGCCTGCAATGATGACGATGTAGCAGGGCAGGTGGACTTTAGCGGGGATCACGTTGCGCAGCAGCGAGATCAGGATGTTGGAGCACACCAGCACGAAGGTGAAGGCTGCGCCCATGCCCAGCGCGCTGGAAACTGCCGTGGTAACAGCCAGGCAGGAGCAGGTGCCCAGAACCAGACGCAGAACGGGGTTTTCTTTGATGATGCCGTTGGTAAGGATGCTTACCTTGGACTTGTTTTCGCTTGCCATTTCTTACCAACCTCCTTTATGCCAACTCGTTGTAGCAGTTGATGCAATCGTTGATGGCGGCAAACAGAGCCTTAGAGGAAATGGTTGCGCCGCTGTATGCGTCGTAGCCCTGGCCCAGGGTGATGTTCTGGGTGCCATCCATGCCATCGAACTGAGCAAGGAAGCTGTCGGTGGCAACGTTGCTGCCGATGCCCTTGGTCTGGGTAGAAGCGTCCACCCAGATGCCGGTGACAGTGCCGTTGGTGTCGAAGCCGATGATGACGGACAGGATGCCGCCGTCAAAGCCCTTTTCCTCAGCCTTGATGGCCAGGGAGCCGTCGGTGGCCTTTACAGCACCGGTGATGTTCTCGGTGGTGTAGTCGGTCACTTCCTCCAGATCGGAGGCGCTGGAAACGGTGGGCATCACGTCCACATAGGCAGCCAGCGTTGCGGCCTTCTGGTTATCCTCAATGATGGGAGCCGTAAAGGAGTTGACCATAGCCAGCAGCAGGCTGACGATCAGTGCGATCACGCTCAGCACAACAACAGGCTTTACACTGGTCTCCCAGGAAGAATTCTTATTCATTTGCCAGCACCCTCCTTTGCTTTCTTTGCAGGCTTAACATAGCCGTAAGGAGTCTGACGGGTCCAATCGTTGATAAAGGGGACCCACAGGTTCATAAACAGCAGCGCGAAGGAAACGCCCTCGGCGTAGCTGCCCCACTGACGGATGGCGAAGGTGACGATGCCCAGGCACAGGCCGTAGATCAGCTTGCCCTTCAGGGTAAAGGGGCTGGTAACGTAGTCCGTTGCCATGAACACAGCACCGAACATCAGGCCGCCGGACAGGATGCCGACCAGTGCGCCGTGCAGGCTGCCGGTGGAGATCAGGTAGAAGATAAACATGCTGCCGATGTAAGAAGCGGGGATGGCGATGCTGATGGTCTTGGTGGCCACCATATAAATCAGGCCCAGCAGGATGGCCAGAGCGCAGGTCTCGCCCAGAACACCGCCGTGCACGCCCATGAACAGATCCAGCAGGCTCAGCTTGCTGGTGTCAGCCACAGCCAGCGGGGTAGCGCTGGACAGCTGGTCAACCGCTGCATCGGGGAACACCCAATTGTTCATGGAACCGGCAAAGCTGATGAACAGCACGATACGGCCGACCAGTGCAGGGTTTGCAAAGTTCATGCCAATGCCGCCGAACAGCTGCTTGACCACGATGATGGCAACCAGGTCGCCGATGATGAGCTGGCCGATGGGCATGCCCACGGGCACGTTCATGGCCAGAATGATGCCGGTGACCACAGCGGACAGGTCGCTGATGGGGTTTGCTTTCTTCAGCAGCTTGCAGTACAGCCACTCAAAGGCCACACATGCCACAACGGACACTGCAGTGACCAGCAGGGCACGCGCGCCAAAGATGATTGCAGAGGCCACCACACAGGGGCACAGGGCAACGATCACGTTGGCCATCAGGCTCTGGGTCGTTTCCTCACTGCGCAGGTGCGGGGAGGCCGAAACAATAAGCTTCGTATCCATTACTTATTGCCTCCTTTTTTGATTTCACCAAGGTAGAACGCCTTTGCCAGGCCCATCATCTGGGTGCAGGGGCGCTTTGCCGGGCAGACAAAAGTGCAGGAGCCGCAGTTGAAGCAGTAATCAACATGCAGCTTGCCCAGCTCCTGAACGTCGCGGGCAGCGTAAGCCTGGTTGACCTCCACGGGCTCCAGACCCATGGGGCAGTACTCCACGCAGCGGCCGCAGCGGATGCAGGGGTTGACCTGCGGGGGCTCTGCAGCAGCGGCGCTGAGCATGATCAGGCCGGAGGTGGTCTTAGTGGTGGGGTAGCTCAGGTTCTCCACAGCGGGGCCCATCATGGCACCGCCGGCAACCACCTTGCCCAGCTCCACGCCGCCCTTGATGCCGGCAGCGTTCAGAACATCCTCGTAGGCAGTGCCCACGGGAACGATCAGGTTCTGGGGCTTTGCGCAGGCATCGCCATCCACGGTGATGCAGCGGCTGACCACCGGCATACCGGTAGCCAGGTACTTGCCCAGGGTAGAAACAGAGGTCACGTTCATCACGATGGCACCTGCATCTGCGGGCAGACCGCCGTGCGGAACCTCGCGGCCCAGGCACTTCTCGATCAGGATCAGCTCTGCGCCGGTGCCGTAAACACTGGGCAGTGCCTTGACCTCGATGGCGGGCTTGTCTTTGGTCTTCTGGGTCAACAGCTCGATGCACTCGGGCTTGTTGTTCTCAATGCCGATGATGCACTTCGGGATGCCGGTATACTTCAGCACGGCCTCGATGCCGCGGACGATATCATCGCTGCAGTTCAGCATCTCCTGCGTGTCGCTGGTCAGCCAGACTTCACACTCGGAAGCGTTGATGAGCAGGGTGTCCACGGTCTGCTTGGGCTGCAGCTTGACATCGGTCGGGAAGCCTGCGCCGCCCAGACCCACCAGGCCGCACTCACGCACGGCTGCCAGGAAGCTGGCCTTGTCGGTGACCTCGGGTGCCTTCACGGCAGGGTCCACGGTCTGCTTGCCATCGGTCTTGATGACAACAGAGTCGCACATCCGGCCATTGGAGAGACGGAAGGGTTCCACAGCGGCCACAGTACCAGAAACACTGGAGTGGATATTTGCAGAGACGAAACCGCCTGCTTCACCGATCTTGGTGCCAACAAACACTTCGTCGCCCTTTTTGACCAGGGCTTTCGCCGGAGCGCCGATGTGCTGGCTCATCAGGATGCGTACCTGCGCGGGCAGAGGCATCGGAACTGGTTTGCTTGCAGCGGTTGCCTTGTCATGCGGCGTATGCGCGCCAAGCGCCGCACGTTTCAGCTTGTTCAACATGGAATAAATCCCCCATTCTGCTTGAATTGCCACCCCTGCCCTCATGCGGGCGCACTGCGGCAGGGACAGCAGCTGCTTAACACAGTTATTGTATCATTTTACAGCCGGAAGTTCAACGACAACAGCACCAAAATGATGCAATTTCCTCAATTTTCTTTGCCATTTTTAACGATTAGTCGTATCTAACCAATTGTTTTTTTATTAACAACCACCAACTTCACGCAACTTTACTACCGTTTGCCTTTCTACCGGGATTATGGTATACTGTTGCTAATGACCCTGCGGAACGTCCCCTGCTCCGCATTTGAACGACCGGGCCATGCCCGCCAAGGAGGATCGGATACCATGAAAGTTCTCAAAGCTCTGCTTGCCATCTTCACGTTCTTAGCCGCCGCACTCACCTGCACGCTTCTCTTTGTGCAGGACAGAAACGCCCCCCACTATATTAAGATCTACGAGAACGAGCAGTAAGCGGTTTCTCTGACAGACAAGATCCCCCGGAAAGCGGCCCGCGCCGCCCTCCGGGGGATCTTTATGCTTTATGGTTTTTTCCTCTGTATCGGGGAACGCTCAGTTCACGTCGAACAGGCAGACCGCCTGATAGACAGTGCCGTTAGAAGTGGGAACGTATGCAACGCCGATCTTTTCTGCTAAGTTGAATGCACTGGTATCTTTGAACAGCGAATCATACTTGAAGCTGGTCTTGGAAGCGGGGTTATAATCACTGGTGATGGGACGGTAATCTTTGGTCATGCCAACCACAATCTTCACACTGCCCAGTTCAGCAGTGATCTTACGGTAATTTTCCCAGTAGGTCGTGTTATTGATCTTGTTATTGGTATACTCCAGCCAGTTCTCCAGCAGAGCCTTCGTCACTGCGCTGTACTTTGCACTGTACTCAACCTGGCCCAGACCCTTATTGGCAGCCATGTTATTCACGGTCATCACCACTTCGGGAGTACCGTCCTCCGGCATTATGCTATCCGGGTCGGTGGTGCCACCGTCGCAGGCGGTCAGCATTGCCAGTGCCAGAACACCGGCCAGAACAAGTGCCAGAACTTTTTTGAAACGCTTCATTGCAATGCCTCCTTGATTTTATTTAATCGTTATCTTCACACCCGAGCAGGAATCTTATGTAGGCAAAGGTGCGCTCCTGCCCCAGATCCCGGACCATCAGCAGCAGCTTTTCCAGCAGTGCCCTTGTTTCGGGATGGAGCAGATAGTGATCCCTGCTCTTTTCATAATACTGCCACGGGGATGCGTCGGTGTACTTGTCGCCCAGATAGATCTGGCTGGCCGCCACGCGGTCGCAGACCATCTCGCAGACATAGCGCAGGGGCATTTTCATGCCGCCCAGGCCGGATTTGTTGGTTGTGTAGTCGATCCAGTATTCCAGATGGTGCTTGTTGCGGCCCTTATGGTGGAGCCATGCCGAGGAATAGCCCCGGGCGGCGCGCTCTGCCTCGTTGGGGCTGTGGTCGCCCTGATAGTAGATGCAGCCCGGGATGAACTCGGTGGGGCTGTACTTGCTCAGGTCATGGGTCAGGCCCTGCTGATAAAGGCCGCATTCAAAGCAATACTTCATCACCAGCAGTTTATGCCGGGTGATGGTCTCAAAGTGTCCCTTGATGTTCATTGGAGGGTACCTCCCCGGAATCTTACCGTTACCCTGCCCTCTTTCAACCTGCGCAGATCGTCGTTCTCCGAAAAATCCTCCCGGTCGCGGGTCAGGTTGGGGTTGTAGTAGGGGTCATCCAGAATGTTTTCCTTGCCGTGGATGGTGTAGAGCCGCTGCTGCTCCGCCGCAAAGCGGGCCGCCTTAACGGGGTCTTTTTCATCCCCGCCCCGGCTCTTGCTCTCATAGTGAATGAGCTCGGCGTAGGGGGTCCAGGCAATGCGGTAGCCTGCATCCCGCACCCGCAGGCAGAAGTCCACATCGTTGAAGGCCACGGCGAACTGCTCGTCCAGCCCGTGCATCTCGTCATAGACGGCGGTCTTTACCAGCAGGCAGGCACCGGTCACACCGGAGAAGTCCTGCACGGTAGAGGTGCGGAACAGATAGCCGCTGCCGCCCTTCTTCTTATACTTGTGGCTGTGGCCCGCGTAGCCGCCCAGACCGGTCACGATCCCTGCGTGCTGGATGGTCTCATCCGGGTACCAGAGCATGGCACCGCAGATCGCCGCACCGCCGGGGTGGGCACACTGCCGGAGCAGCTCCGTGAGCCAGTCGCCGTTTACCACTTCCACATCGTTGTTGAGCAGCAGCAGATAGTCGCCCTCTGCCGCTTTCCGGCCAAAGTTGTTGATGGCCGAGAAGTTGAAGCCCTTGTCCGGGTAGGTGACCACCTTCAGGCCGTCGTACCGCTGCCGGGCCTTCTCGTAATAGGCAAAGGTGGCCGGGTCTGTGGAGTTGTTCTCGATGACGATGACCTCGAACCGGTCCCAGGTGGTCTTTTTCCAGATGCTCTGCAGGCACTTTTCCAGATCCTCGGTGTGATCCTTGTTGGGGATGAGGATGCTCACCTTCGGCTCCCCCACAATGTCCCACCTGACCCGATAGGTGCTGGGGTACAGGCCATCCTCTATGGTGCCGGTGCGGCCGGTGCGCTCCAGATGGTCGGCCAGCGCCTTCTTTGCCGCTTTGGCAACGTAGGGCTTGGCATCGGTGCCGCCGGAGGTCGAGCCTTCGTGCACCCGCCAGTAGTAGAGCACCTGCGGCACATGGGCCGCGCCGCCCACCTGCTCAATGAGCCGGAGGAAGAGGTCGTGATCCTGACTGCCATCACATTCGGGGCGTTCCCCGCCCACCTGCTCGAACAGCTCCCGCCGGAACACGGCCAGATGGCAGATGTAGTTGCAGCAGAGCAGGTAATCCGGGGCGTAATCGGGCTTGAAGTGGGCCACCAGCGGCTTTTCGATCTTTTTGGTAAAGAGAGCCTCGTCGCTGTACAGGAAGCCGTCCGGCTCCCCTGCCTCACGCAGCTGCCGGATCGCCTGACCCATGGTGTACATGGCGTGGGGCGCAAGGATGTCATCGTGGTCGGCCAGCGCCAGATATTCCCCCGATGCCAGTTCAGCGGCGGCGTTGGTATTGGCCGCAATGCCCTTGTTTTCGATCTTTTTGTATACGATGTGTTGATATTTTGCCTGATATTCCCTTACGATATCCCCCACACTGCTGTGGGCGGCATCCGAGGCATCCGCCAGGCAGAGCTCACCATTGGGGGCGGTCTGGTTCACAAAGGAATCCAGAAACTGCCGCAGAAACACCTCAGGAGTATTATACAACGGTGTCAACACGGAAATCGTCGAAAGTTGGCAGTTTTCAAAATTTTTTCCTGCCATTTCGGCTCTCTGGGCTTCCAGCACCTTTTTTGCGGGCAGGTAGCGGGCCTTTTTGCCAAAGCACCGCCGCCTGACAAAGCCCGCACCCCGGGCCAGCATGGTGCCCAGACCCTCGTCCTTTGTCAGCTGGACCGCATAGCCTGCCAGCTCTCTGGCACGTTTCAATCGCACATTCATGGCTCAGGCCTCGCCGCGCTGGGTGGCCTTGTAGGCCGCGCAGACTGTCTCAGTATCACCGTTCATTTTCAGGTGGCCGTGGCTCAGCCATGCCACCTTGCTGCACATCCGCTCGATCTGCTCGATGGAGTGGGACACCAGAATGACGGTGGTGCCGCCTGCCATCAGCTCCTTCATCCGTTTTTCGCATTTCTGCTGGAACAGGAAGTCGCCCACCGAGAGCACCTCGTCCGCGATCAGGATATCAGGCTTGGTGATGGTGGCAATGGCAAAGCCGATGCGGGCCACCATGCCGGAGGAGTAGTTTTTCAGCGGTACATCCAGAAAGTTCTGCAGCTCGCTGAACTCCACGATCTCGTCGAACTTCTCGTCCAGATACTTGGGCGAGAACCCCAGCACCGTGCCGTTGAGGTAGATGTTCTCCCGGGCGGTCAGGTCCATATCAAAGCCCGCACCCAGCTCGATGAGCGGGGCGATAGTGCCGTTGACGGTGACCTTGCCCTTGGTGGGCTTGTACACGCCCGCAATGGTCTTGAGCAGGGTGGATTTGCCCGAGCCGTTCAGGCCCACCAGACCGTAAAAATCGCCGGGCATGATGTCCAGGCTCACGTCCTTCAGGGCGTAAAACTCGTCGTACTGCAGGCGGCCCTGCACCATGGCCAGCAGATATTCCTTCAGGCTCTCGTGCTTTTCGGTGGAGAGGTTGAAGCACATGGACACGTTGTCCACTTTGATGATCGGTTCCATTCTTCTCCCCTCCTTAAATATGCAGCACAAAACGATCCTGCGTTTTGCGGAACATGTGCACGCCCACCCACATGGAGACCACTGCGCAGATGCCGCAGACCGCAAACATGTTGAGGTCCAGCGGGATGCCCCACATCAGGGTGCGGCGGAAGCCGGTGATATACCAGTACATGGGGTTCAGCTTGATGATCTGCTGCATGTTGAACCCGCCGATGGAAAAGGTCATCTGGGTGGGGTCATAGAAGATGGCGGAGAAGTAGAGCAGCGCCGTGATGAACACGCTCCAGATGTGCATGATGTCCCGGAAGAACACCGTTGCCGCCGCCAGGAACAGACCCACCCCCAGGCTGAAGAAGAAGAGGGTGATGAGCGGGTAGAGCGCTTCCAGAAGGGTCAGGTGGAAGGGCGCGCCGGTAAAGATCATCACCAGCAGCAGGGCCACAAAGCTGAACACGCAGTTCACCATGGCAAAGCAGCACTTTTCCAGCGGGAAGATATACTTGGGGATATACACCTTTTTCAGCAGGGGGGCAGCGCTGAGCACGCTGCTCATGCTGGAGGAGGTGGCCTCGTTGAAGAAGTTGAAGAGCAGCTGACCGCACATCAGGAACACCGGGAAGTTGTCGATGCCGCTGCCCCGCATATCCATCAGGCTGCTGAACACAGCCCAGTAGACCAGGCACATCAGCAGGG contains:
- a CDS encoding glycosyltransferase family 2 protein; translated protein: MNVRLKRARELAGYAVQLTKDEGLGTMLARGAGFVRRRCFGKKARYLPAKKVLEAQRAEMAGKNFENCQLSTISVLTPLYNTPEVFLRQFLDSFVNQTAPNGELCLADASDAAHSSVGDIVREYQAKYQHIVYKKIENKGIAANTNAAAELASGEYLALADHDDILAPHAMYTMGQAIRQLREAGEPDGFLYSDEALFTKKIEKPLVAHFKPDYAPDYLLCCNYICHLAVFRRELFEQVGGERPECDGSQDHDLFLRLIEQVGGAAHVPQVLYYWRVHEGSTSGGTDAKPYVAKAAKKALADHLERTGRTGTIEDGLYPSTYRVRWDIVGEPKVSILIPNKDHTEDLEKCLQSIWKKTTWDRFEVIVIENNSTDPATFAYYEKARQRYDGLKVVTYPDKGFNFSAINNFGRKAAEGDYLLLLNNDVEVVNGDWLTELLRQCAHPGGAAICGAMLWYPDETIQHAGIVTGLGGYAGHSHKYKKKGGSGYLFRTSTVQDFSGVTGACLLVKTAVYDEMHGLDEQFAVAFNDVDFCLRVRDAGYRIAWTPYAELIHYESKSRGGDEKDPVKAARFAAEQQRLYTIHGKENILDDPYYNPNLTRDREDFSENDDLRRLKEGRVTVRFRGGTLQ
- a CDS encoding RnfABCDGE type electron transport complex subunit D, giving the protein MDTKLIVSASPHLRSEETTQSLMANVIVALCPCVVASAIIFGARALLVTAVSVVACVAFEWLYCKLLKKANPISDLSAVVTGIILAMNVPVGMPIGQLIIGDLVAIIVVKQLFGGIGMNFANPALVGRIVLFISFAGSMNNWVFPDAAVDQLSSATPLAVADTSKLSLLDLFMGVHGGVLGETCALAILLGLIYMVATKTISIAIPASYIGSMFIFYLISTGSLHGALVGILSGGLMFGAVFMATDYVTSPFTLKGKLIYGLCLGIVTFAIRQWGSYAEGVSFALLFMNLWVPFINDWTRQTPYGYVKPAKKAKEGAGK
- a CDS encoding DUF5662 family protein — its product is MNIKGHFETITRHKLLVMKYCFECGLYQQGLTHDLSKYSPTEFIPGCIYYQGDHSPNEAERAARGYSSAWLHHKGRNKHHLEYWIDYTTNKSGLGGMKMPLRYVCEMVCDRVAASQIYLGDKYTDASPWQYYEKSRDHYLLHPETRALLEKLLLMVRDLGQERTFAYIRFLLGCEDND
- a CDS encoding ABC transporter permease; translation: MAKLKGMFNGFWHYRYLLWNLVSRDFKLKYRRSVLGVLWSVLNPLLMCLVYWAVFSSLMDMRGSGIDNFPVFLMCGQLLFNFFNEATSSSMSSVLSAAPLLKKVYIPKYIFPLEKCCFAMVNCVFSFVALLLVMIFTGAPFHLTLLEALYPLITLFFFSLGVGLFLAAATVFFRDIMHIWSVFITALLYFSAIFYDPTQMTFSIGGFNMQQIIKLNPMYWYITGFRRTLMWGIPLDLNMFAVCGICAVVSMWVGVHMFRKTQDRFVLHI
- a CDS encoding ABC transporter ATP-binding protein, which codes for MEPIIKVDNVSMCFNLSTEKHESLKEYLLAMVQGRLQYDEFYALKDVSLDIMPGDFYGLVGLNGSGKSTLLKTIAGVYKPTKGKVTVNGTIAPLIELGAGFDMDLTARENIYLNGTVLGFSPKYLDEKFDEIVEFSELQNFLDVPLKNYSSGMVARIGFAIATITKPDILIADEVLSVGDFLFQQKCEKRMKELMAGGTTVILVSHSIEQIERMCSKVAWLSHGHLKMNGDTETVCAAYKATQRGEA
- a CDS encoding FMN-binding protein, whose translation is MNKNSSWETSVKPVVVLSVIALIVSLLLAMVNSFTAPIIEDNQKAATLAAYVDVMPTVSSASDLEEVTDYTTENITGAVKATDGSLAIKAEEKGFDGGILSVIIGFDTNGTVTGIWVDASTQTKGIGSNVATDSFLAQFDGMDGTQNITLGQGYDAYSGATISSKALFAAINDCINCYNELA
- the rsxC gene encoding electron transport complex subunit RsxC, with translation MLNKLKRAALGAHTPHDKATAASKPVPMPLPAQVRILMSQHIGAPAKALVKKGDEVFVGTKIGEAGGFVSANIHSSVSGTVAAVEPFRLSNGRMCDSVVIKTDGKQTVDPAVKAPEVTDKASFLAAVRECGLVGLGGAGFPTDVKLQPKQTVDTLLINASECEVWLTSDTQEMLNCSDDIVRGIEAVLKYTGIPKCIIGIENNKPECIELLTQKTKDKPAIEVKALPSVYGTGAELILIEKCLGREVPHGGLPADAGAIVMNVTSVSTLGKYLATGMPVVSRCITVDGDACAKPQNLIVPVGTAYEDVLNAAGIKGGVELGKVVAGGAMMGPAVENLSYPTTKTTSGLIMLSAAAAEPPQVNPCIRCGRCVEYCPMGLEPVEVNQAYAARDVQELGKLHVDYCFNCGSCTFVCPAKRPCTQMMGLAKAFYLGEIKKGGNK
- the rsxE gene encoding electron transport complex subunit RsxE, which codes for MASENKSKVSILTNGIIKENPVLRLVLGTCSCLAVTTAVSSALGMGAAFTFVLVCSNILISLLRNVIPAKVHLPCYIVIIAGFVTIVQMVMHAYMDSLYTALGVFLPLIVVNCIILGRAEMFACKNNVVDSALDGIGMGIGYTLTVVLMASIREILGSGTWLGFQVLPESMAKMSIMTQAPGAFFCYGVLMAGCVWLEGKLDARIERKSCCDLDNLKKEAE